From the Montipora capricornis isolate CH-2021 chromosome 2, ASM3666992v2, whole genome shotgun sequence genome, one window contains:
- the LOC138038941 gene encoding uncharacterized protein, giving the protein MGGAQSTLPPRPVGFEYFCVAVRAPDIFRVILATDYEISIIRRAIKETWRSGIQSEYAFYGGVHEFTLRGFPFAMRGSPSDAVMSRKMAARILHRLYLQGWKLIMSCDLTRTTDLTTWIFKKVPVPVDSLSSQPFLVVGLSSIDSLMILNSPAQLHQTFKDVIRKAWPPGIQNWSCNNGVLLITLNGTPWIPHSDETVSSRVILHTLINNLYLKQWDFYGNSNLKGTANTLFFVYDHSITPELTTVAHFTISLNKRDTLRLIGIPSSLVSVIRETIRTSWKRGIQAESRYFGSWEFKLYGNPWWASSTEAVDSRYLIVKLIECLQRYGWTVIASIDSSRKPSDKSSLTFRLTEPRQLQVFCVSLNENDKLRLINAPANIKRVCKDVIRTQYALGIKRIQQYGNSLEFELQGTPWSKRLDGVHGRNMMCHLFHTLECHNWKPLTSADLSAKYVHRKNSRDYPTDVDSIFFTFDDTQIQPSAPPEVPGA; this is encoded by the exons ATGGGCGGTGCGCAGTCGACTTTGCCTCCTCGTCCAGTGGGATTTGAATATTTTTGCGTCGCTGTTCGAGCACCAGACATATTTCGAGTTATTTTAGCTACTGATTATGAGATCAGCATCATTCGCCGGGCGATAAAAGAAACATGGCGTTCTGGTATACAAAGTGAATATGCCTTCTACGGTGGCGTTCATGAGTTCACGTTGAGGGGATTCCCTTTTGCCATGAGAGGTTCACCGAGCGATGCCGTCATGtccagaaaaatggctgcccgCATTCTTCACAGGCTCTACCTGCAGGGATGGAAACTGATCATGTCTTGCGACCTGACACGCACAACAGATTTGACCACTTGGATTTTTAAGAAAGTACCTGTACCAGTGGACTCTCTGTCATCCCAACCATTTCTTGTTGTTGGATTAAGCAGCATTGACAGCTTAATGATCCTAAATTCTCCGGCACAATTGCACCAAACCTTCAAAGATGTGATTCGAAAGGCATGGCCGCCTGGAATCCAGAATTGGTCGTGCAATAATGGTGTATTGTTGATCACGTTGAATGGTACACCCTGGATTCCACATAGCGACGAAACAGTGTCTTCTAGAGTCATTCTACACACACTTATAAACAATTTGTATCTGAAACAATGGGACTTTTATGGTAATTCTAACCTCAAGGGCACTGCTAATACTCTGTTCTTTGTGTATGACCATAGTATCACTCCAGAGTTGACAACTGTCGCCCATTTTACCATAAGTCTCAACAAGCGTGATACCCTTAGGTTGATTGGCATCCCAAGTAGCTTGGTGTCTGTCATTCGTGAAACCATCCGAACAAGCTGGAAAAGGGGGATTCAGGCAGAATCACGTTACTTTGGTAGCTGGGAGTTTAAGTTGTATGGGAACCCATGGTGGGCTTCAAGTACAGAGGCTGTAGATTCCAGATACCTAATTGTGAAGCTTATCGAGTGTCTTCAGCGTTATGGATGGACTGTAATTGCTAGTATTGACAGTTCAAGAAAACCATCTGATAAAAGTTCGCTAACATTCAGACTTACAGAACCAAGACAGTTACAAGTTTTCTGTGTGAGTTTGAATGAAAATGACAAATTGCGACTGATTAATGCACCAGCTAACATCAAGAGG gtCTGTAAAGATGTCATCCGAACTCAATATGCCTTAGGAATCAAAAGGATCCAGCAGTATGGAAACAGTCTTGAATTTGAACTTCAAGGCACTCCATGGTCTAAACGTCTCGATGGCGTTCATGGAAGAAATATGATGTGCCACTTGTTTCACACTCTGGAATGCCACAATTGGAAACCATTAACATCGGCTGACTTGTCAGCAAAATATGTTCACCGAAAAAATAGCCGTGACTATCCAACTGATGTTGACAGTATCTTCTTCACCTTTGATGATACACAGATTCAGCCATCAGCACCCCCTGAAGTGCCTGGTGCATAG